TGGGTCCTGTGTAAGTAACAGAGGGACATAATACTGGCTACATGTGTGAAGAAGAAATAATAACACTGTTCAATGGCACTTTAAACAGCACACAGGTCTTGCATAAGGCTGGAGGCATTGGGGTGGAGCAGGGGAACAGCCCCGATCCTTCACGTACAGTTTGACTTCATAGATAAGCTAATAATACTGAAACACTGACTGAGAACTAAAGTCAACCAAAACAAGGAGAAGCTTGAAAAGATAAAGCGCGTGTGTTTTGGAGCCGAGGCTGAGCCTGGAGGTCGGAGTCCGTTCTGGAGACTCCGCCCCTGCAGGCTGTGCTAGGTTGCAAAACAAAGGCGCCGGATGCTGGCTCTGAGGTTGTGACTCTACCTTCCCTGATAGGACAAATTTGGTTATGGCGTAAAGAAGCCGCATTCTCATCCCGGACTCCCCGTCCCGCCCACAACCCTCCCCAGGaatactttgttttccttaagGCTAACagtcaaactgaaaacaaaagtaatGCTAGCTAGCACAGACTAATACTAACACAAACAATGTCCTGCTAGCTAGTGTACATATATAACACTGAAGGGCATACAATGCATGAGGCATGTATCCATAGGTAAACCAGGAATACTGTAGTGCAGAGGTTTTTGTTCGTAGAACTCAATAAAATACTGATTTAGGAAACTTCATTGGCAATAAAAAGGTATAGAAATCTTTCTCATCTTTACAGgttaaaatgttttcaaacaAGACAAAGATTAGTAACACTGACTGGCTGAATGAAACCAAACAAAACGTCCTGGGATGTCTCAGTAACAAGTCTAAGAAGTTGATGGGTGGCTTCTACTTCAAAATCTGTACTTCTATAAACAGGTTTAAACACTGATATTTcattttcacaaataaaaagtctatgtcttgtttttctctttgaagTTCAGGCACACCTGGGTTTTTGTACACAGTAGTGGACCGTTAAAATTAGGCAACTTCCGAGACTCGCTTCAGGTGCGGTTTTTGTCTAAAGTAACTTTGATGACTGATGCGTGTGAACCGTCCTGAAGAAATCCGTTCACTTTATTCGTTTGTTACTCCTTCCTCTGCTGGTTCGGTGCCGTCCGAACCCTCCCTGATGCTTTTGTCTGGATCTGCTTCACAGTCTGCCGTTTTCTCCGCTTCAGCACCTGCCGACTCCTCCTTTTCTTCGGTTCTTTGCTCCAACGTGTTGTCCACCATGTGGTCTTCCCCCAGCTCCACTTCGACGACATCACAAGCAAACTcatcctcctccctccctccttcggTCTCCTCGTCTGCGGTCGTCTCCTCCTCGGGCAATGCCTCCTCCTCGGGcaatgcctcctcctcctcctcctcctcctcttcgtcATCATCGAAATTCCCCTCGTAGATCTCGCACTCGCCGTCGTCCACCTGCACCACCCGGATGTCATCCATGCACATAGCCTCGtcgtcctcgtcctcctccACCTCGCTCTCCCTCTCGTCAGAGTCCATTTGGGAGGGCGGGGTCGTGGTCCGGCTGTCCGACTGCGGCCCGGTGCCGGGGCTGCCGAGATCCAGCTGAACCCTGCGCGAGCCCAAGGCTGCGCCCGGGGTCGACCCGTCCTTCTTGCAGTAGGAGTAGCGGTGGTTCATGTGCTGGGAGTACGAGCCCGAGTGGGAGAAGCGCTTCCCGCACTTGTCGCACTGGTAGGGTTTCTCGCCAGAGTGCAGCCTCGAGTGTTCGATCAGGtggtgtttgtgtttgaaagcCTTATTACAGATGCTGCATTCATGGGGCCGTTTTCCTGCaggaaacagacagacagagtggGAAATGTTCACTCAAACTAAACATTCATTCAAAGTCATTTCaggacttaaaggtagggtaggagatcctggattttgagtccagcgaagcaaaatacacaggtcaaaagtcccaacccatTTCTTCAGACTTTcaccccgaagccacgcctctggagtacatgaacgcacaacgcttgttcacgagcacaaaggtgcacgagcgctgttctgacagcaagcatcgatcattgccctatttagtatttagtatatgctaactatacctttaataatgctaggtgctagccaagctggctctagtttagcttcctgccaagcttctgggcgcgTCATTCGTTCATGAAGAAGGGTACGCGcggcgcacagggggaaggagggggagggaggggcagattgcagtttgatagacgcatcagtatccaatcatcgttaacggtccgttcagtatgattggatagtgttgttcctggattgtacgttctagaggccactaaaacttttcatttttgtgtcaaaacttttaattaattggttgtagagccctgcactcccgcgggagtcccgcgggacccaacgcaaagcagtgcggcgctggacacattttgaaagctcagCCCAgtgcgggagcgggcgggagcggtGATAAGCTTTAGTCCCGCaaactaaaaacgtgtttaatataaaagctataatgatctcctgctgctgaaaacaactgagaagaaataaagcctaactaaaagaagttcaaaagcgcgatccatctctccttttattcaggagatgcgcattgcacaacgacgagggacagggcatggttaacctacttaaataataattggattacatgttacattttcaacattctgggtttagaaaaggtagggtaattaataacacatattgttttcattccacttgtttgcatttaaatcaatgtaacgtgagctgtagtaggcttagatatttatgctcaaatccactcaaagtagggcgcggggctccatcacgctgtttaaaatcatatactaaaaatatatacttttacttccaagaatggaaatgtgaggagtggcatataacatatgtacaatgtattattcttaatattcacggtagattttggtaggtatgttgggtaggcttattggtgtaaagcctcagctgcttgtgccatGCGCTCCTGTGCCCCACGTGAAGGATCGGACAGTGGTGTGCGcagctaagatcatgtttctttcctcaagccaatgacaagaacgtccgtgagaagtaacgcgaatgtctgaatcatgcgggaattgcgggcgggagcgggaccaaatatgacaggtgcgggcgggagcgggactaaaAATCCTATCTTTTTGCGGGAGCGGGACTGAAAATTCTGTCCCGCGCAGGCCtctaattggttgcaatgggggtgtgaagagtatttcaagcaatatgtaaaaaaatgctccagaaaaagaacccctaccccacctttaaagctgcagtctgcaggatttgttgttgtcatacgtaaagtcctacttttgggcattttaagagtttacatgatctatcagaacgcttgaagttgaaaacggtgacctccgtagtcgcaaaatgcaagaaatgcttatttttaaccgaaaaataaaaagttattcaacttcctgtcccgccccttcaaaacacatgagaactcgtgcacgtctacgtgcacgccagatgcacccacacgactcctcattcatcaactcacctgtcatttgcgatcatggaagacacagtaagtagactagcccgtaatgaagttcaatagtctagataaataagcgtggggacgagcctaccttgtatcgcgcgtgcacaatcggtgattgacaggcagcagagcccagctcataacctgattggttaccttttaccggtccgggctgcaattttgtaaacaaacctgctggctttggagggacctagcgggacatataggggacctagagaactcatttttttttgtattggggtatttaatgtactactttcagaatccccggacagttccaggcattatggttgaaaaagagttgcagactgcagctttaatggaaGATaaggcgctattttctctcccttcgtatcactgcgcgctgccgcctgccgcgcctgtttcacggtgtttacTGTGAGGTGTCTGATACTCAAGACAGTGGAGAAAGGCCTTTTTCTGGGTACATATCCGCTGGGTACGGCCCCGTACGGGCCACGGAGTGCACGTGTTTCAACTAGAGATAACATATAGTCAAATAAGGAGGTTCGGAGGAAAAATACATTCCAAAAGCATGTGGTCCATGGACATTGTCTTTTGACTGGATGCCTGGAGAATAAAGGACCTTGACATTCCATAAAATAAGATTCCCCCCCTGAAAAATCAGAGAGGCTTCCAATCGCACCAATTGAGCTACTCTCTCTCCAGActtgatgcatcttttctgtaaattcgagacggacctgatgacTGCAATAAGGGTTTCTATGTTCGACAaagtccgtgtcagcagagttcttcatcactcatctccACATCGGCTCGGCAACCATCCCTCATATTTACTAcaactgctcggaagcaggggactgcacggtctgcacggtctacaccgTGAAACGGGCGCAGCTGGCGGCAGCGCGCAGTGATactaaagctggatttacagttgatgTGTAGCTCACGGCGCAGCtgacccgtgacgtcaaaatgacgtttcaggcctggcgcttgcctcgaaaagacggcgcagcgcgttgtcgtgcaccagtcggcaaaccggatggaccaatgtgagaccaggctcagtcaggaggtgcgtttgtacgggcagctgtacgaaactgcagcgaaacagcacagggaccaacgtaaactcccaaaactcgtgcacagagatgggcagaactttggggaaagagggagagttctgtaagaatgtatggaagaagctacgggacagatgcttgaaggcaaagaagagggcagagactccaagtggtgatactgggggcttcagaccttcacctctattgactgaattgtcacgaacttcgtgaaacacagaaacagacgaagcatttcatcttccagttactgcagcagcatcagtaatgacagtgttcctgctcttgacagaggcattcttttcttctccactttgtagagtagcggtaaccttcacataGCAGCGACTcttctgtgacggagaaaattgcaactactggcgcaacggCATGCGCCACCGTATATAGCCgacacgaaatcgtgacgtcatcaacaccgctcgcgctagcagacgcgggaaccatgctagaggctttagggagagaaaatagtgccaagcgattgtgaggtctgactttttcctggagaacgattttgtgatgcaaatgtattactctttggaacacatattgttttgagaagcaaaacgctttatttttgtggccccagccaactagccggactactttcgtcgacgccaaaatgaggctggaactaaGCCCACAGaatgcagcggggggtaagaaaatgttcataaatgatattgcaagtatggaatgtcatacagcttcatgtcaaaagaggcgaactatccctttaacaaagcTGATGCGTCACAAGAACCGCGCCAAGGAGTGTAATTTGTGTTTGCATTGATGATGTCATCCCTAACCAGCACACCTGTGCACAGTGGTGCGGTGCACAGGTAACTGCCAGCAGACATTAATGAAACCACATCCCAAAGTGTCCCTACGTGGAGCTGCAGGCAGGATGTCCTTTTTAACTCGCCACAGCAGTTACGTCTCCATTCGTGCCATTTTCGAGCTGGTCATTTTACAGGCCAGATGTCCCGTAAAAGTTAGATTGCAACGCATTTAATGAGAAATGATGTCACACGTCAAATCATGAGTAAACCTGAGGTACCTTTTGGCACCTTAACAAAACCTAAAACCTCTGCAGGTCTTTGGATATAAAGTGACATTTTAAAATATCAAAGTTTCCACATCAAGCCATAcctgtgtgttcatatttgtgcCTGAGCAGGGAGCTGCCCTTCTGGAAGACCTTGGAGCACAGATCACAGGGATACACGCCATTTTCCAGCCGCCGCTTCTTCGCTTCGTTCTGCTCCTCGGAGGTGGGAACACTGTCAGAGCTGCTCTCTGAACGGTTCTCCTGCGTTACAGACATTAAACTGTCTTAATGCCTAAAGAGAACATATCATTTGGGCACGAAACGTTAGAAATGGCAACACAACCAACCTTATGGCCATTGAGAACAACAGTCTTGGCTCCAGTGGCGTTGCCGGCTGTAGTGGCGTAGGTGTAGGTGAGCTGGGGGATGAGGATGGTGCGCTTTGTGGTGGTGTTGATGGCACTGAGGCAGCCCACCGTACCCTGACTAGCAATGGCCACCAAGGTGGGCAGCTGTGCGGCAGTGACGATGTTGACAGGGCTTCCGGTCTGAGGTGTGGTGACGTAGATGGTTCGACCGTCGAGCTGCTCCTTCCTGAGGCAGGTCAGGTTCAGAggctgctcctgctgcttgGTGGGAGGCGCCGTGGTTTTCTTTTCAGATGCTGCTGTCATATGTTTGGGAAGGGAGAGGTCCAGGGGCTCGGCCTGGGAGTCCAACGCCTCCGGGTCCTCCGGCTCACTTTTAACAATAACAAGATCCCCGTTGTTGAGGCTGGGTGAGTCAGACGGGGAGTCGCTACCAGAGTCTGACAAGGCTTTGTTGTACGCGTCCTGCATCGCGTCGTCCTCTTCATCGATCTCATTTGAGTTGTCTTCTGAGCTGGAATTTGTCTTTTTAGAAACTGCCTTGGCCTCTTTGTGGCATCTGTCCACCCTTTTCCCAGAGTTCATCTTGACAAACCACTTTCTAATCACCTCCACCGGAATGCTGACGGACTCTGAGATCTTCTTCAGCTCCGCCGCGCTGGGGTTGGCATTGGAGGCAAAGTAGGTCTTGAGGAGCGAGACGAGGTCGTCCACAGGCGGCTCCTCCAGCGTCACCCCCGCCTCGCTCAGCAGAGCGGCGAAGGAGGGGTCCAAGGCTGCAGAGTCCACGGCCTCCCCGTTGGCCGCTTTGCGATGTTGGAGGAGATGCAGCGCCTCCAGGTAATCGGGACAGTCGTCGCAGAGTAAACATGTACTGGTGCCGCTGGGTTTTGGCGTCCGAGCGGATTCTGACAAGTTAATAGGCGCCACTACCTTCTCTGTTGTTGTCTCCGTCTCCATGTCTTCTGTGGGCTCTGATTGTGGCTCTTTCTTGACAATCGTGAGGTCGGCCACCTCTGGGGTTCGGGGTTTATCCGTCTGGGTGGTGACtgcagcggcggcggcggccgTGACTGCGGGAGTGGGGGGAGGGTTATTTTTGACAACGAGCGATGTGGGCTGGGCGGAGGCAGCGGTGCCGGCCGCGGGGCTGATGCTGTAGTTGATGATGATTTTCGTGGTTCCGTCGTGATCCACGAAGGCCGGCAGACTGATgatctgctgctgtggctgctggacTACAATCCCCTGCTTCCCCTGCGTCACCACCCCGTTAGCTGAACCCAGCACCTGCCTGAGCACATTTCCGTCCATCGCCACTTTCAGCACATTCTGCAAGTCATTTAGATTGATACTCACAGGCGACATAAGGCCGACCGTTGGGACGACCATAGCCATGCCCTGAGGCAGGGTCGCAGCTGGGGCTGCAGCCGGCTGTGCCGTCCCTCCGTTCACTACTCCGTTGCTCCCAGGTGAAGTCGCCGGTGCCGCCATCACAGGCTTGCACTCGTACTCCACGGGTTCTGATTTGATCTGGGTGACAggcagctgctcctggaggggTTTGCTCTCAGTCTTCTCTTTAAGGATCATGCGGGCTGGAGCGATCGCAACCGGCCTGGTCTGCGCGGTGGGGGATGGCGACTTAATTGCAATTCGAGTGACGCCGTTAGGGGGCGAAGCACCAACACACTTCTTGCTACTGATGTGGGAACTGTAGGAGCCTGAGTGGGAGAATCGCTTCTTGCAATTTGAACATTCGTACGGTTTCTCACCtgaaaggggcagagagagaaatGACATCAACCTTTCAAACAGAAGTAATAATCTTTCACAGTTCAGATCTGTCGCTTTTATACGTAGATCGGAGTGATAGCTGTACGATGTAGAAGCCCCCCTCAAACCAACGACCAAAATTTCTTTGTAGGGGATTTCTTCATCATCCCAGGCTGCTCTGTCACATCAACGTTCCAACTTTCACACCATAACTACCGAGCAAACCGGATGAATGTGTGGACGAGATAACTATTGGTCAGCTacaaacactcagtggggtcacatggcaatgaaaggatcagataattggctaaattacaataagactgagttattaagttggatcggatcggataaagaccccgagataactcggttgaaagtcaaattaaacctgcttgtagacgctgaagcacgtggtgaatcagactttgcgttctgtaCATGCACAAGGTTTTTTCCCAGGGTTGTGAACCgaaagtcaaaggagacgatattcctgttgctgtcgccgtcagaaagaaacaaacaacccgatggagaatgctccgttgtgcatcgtgtttgtgcaacaagcagctcatcacagaccaaatgtagagggacgtagcttcatcttgctgttcgttctccatctttctccaatgcctgagtttgttgttgttgttgttgttggtggtgaagaggtcaacaggaagtggctctattagcaacagttgaaatGAGTACAGCGctacctatcataccggggtatgacacgctttgtgcctctgatccgattcattcactgccatatatccaaggagaattacccttgctcaactcattcttattgtaatttagccaataatccgatcctttcggtgccatgtaaccccagtGAGTGTCTCGCCGTTTTAAGCCCCAGCTCAGGTTGTGTTAGGACTGTCTGTGAGGTGTATTGATATGCATGTGGTAAGGCACTCACCGCTGTGAATGCGCAGGTGCTCCTTCAGGTGGTGTTTGTATTTAAAGGCCTTGGAGCACTCGTTGCACTTGAACTTGCGAGTACCGCCTGTTCCTCCCGATCCTCCTGTCGACTGGGAAACGTGAtgctgagaaagaaaagaaaaacgtcCTTATTGGTGGCTGGTATAGATGCTCTTATGCTCTTTTATCAATGCTCAGTAAATGTATAGGATAAAGGGGTAAAGGTGATACTAAAGATTCTAATTTTGTTCAGTATAAATGGAGCTAAAaggttaaaaataaatttacttttgcaGAGAGAGATTTTGGAGGAATTATCAATCCAGGTGTATTAAAGAAAAACCTGcagacatttaaaaagaaatgcacAAGTGAACCCACGGCCCACTAAGACACAGACAACTGGATGAAGGGCTCTGAATCGGGGTGATAATTTGCTCACTTCGGACCCTTTGATAACCCTCGAGTCCCCCTGAAACCGGTCACGGTTAAAACATGGGCTCCTTGCGCTCGCACTCTGGTGCGCGGCTGTGAAAACGTGCCAGTTTACACCTTTGGCCTGTGAGGCGTTACCTGCTCCCTGCTGCCCCGGTGGTGATTCATGTGCCTCTCCAGCTGGGAGCGGTAGGTGAAGGTGTAGCTGCAGTGCGAGCAGCTGTAGTTGTCCTCGCTGGTCTCGTGGCGATACTTAATGTGTTCCTTCAGCGAAGCGTTGCGCTTGTAGCCCCGGGAGCAGTATGGGCAAGTGTGCAACTGGGAGAAGGAGTCAGGTGTGCCTGCGGAGAAGAGAGCATGATGGACGATGCCTCAATCTGCCATTTGTCATCTGATTCAGCCGCCTACGAACTTCAGTGGTGCTCCCACACCTCTCGTGTGCTTATGGAACCTTCAGCTCTCTCCTTCAACAAGCATTCACACTGAGGACAGCTGTGAGAAGGTTAATAACACAAATCCCTTATTAACCCCCTCTTTAAGGGACTCACTTTTCCCTTTTCTATATTCCTGTCATGTGAAAACCTGAGAGACTCTTATCCTGGTGTGTGATCAGCTTTGCAGCTTCCCATCTCTAAGGCCAGTTATTCACACTCATATCAAGTTTACAGACTCTTTGCCTCGCATTGTCCTTTAGTCAGCAGGAAGAAGAGCAAATTTAGTACGGATTTAagagaaaaaatattaaaacagaCATGAAATATCATGGCATAATACAGAAAGTAACAGAAACTTTCTTATGAGTTAAATGTACACACTAACTGAATTAGTACAGCCGCATTCAGACGTGGTCTGAAGCCGGCTGGGGGTGTGTTACCGTTTTCGTCAGCGCCTCCCGTCTCTGCCGGACTCTGCTCGTCCTCCGGGGCTTCGGGATAAATGATGGCTGTGTCGCCCTGCTGGAGAATCTCCTCCACTAGAGCATCcttcacctcctcctcttcttcctctgagATACACTCCTCCTTCACTGaaagcacagacacacaaagtTAAGGAGTAGAAAACACCCGTCCCATCACTTATTTCTCGGCTTGGTTACAAACCTCAGACACATCCGCGATAAAAGTTAGTTAAGTAGACTTTACAGAATTGAATCATCACttcattttctgcattttgaagCGTCACCACTAGGGGGCGCCACATGACTTTATCATGATTCCCTGTGTTACCTGAACAGCTTTCTAACTCGAACAAGGAGAGACACCATTTTATCTAAAGGATGTGGAAATTCTTTGGATTTTTCTGAAGTTAAATGATCGGTTTGTTATAATCCCAGTGCTTCCATGCAATCAGTTTTCACACCATCGGCCGTGAGAAACATTTAGATGTCACGTTTAAGTAAGTAGGATGAagtttaccaaaaaaaaaaaggtcaaacactCTCTAAATAAGTCATTGAATGTGATCACACGTTCAGACTataaagttgaaaagaacttcAGGAGAAAGCACTTTAACAATTAAGCCGACATAACTCCTCTGGACCAAATGTTACTTTTTCAGGACCCCACACTGTAATATTCCACTAAAATCCCAGCTTGCTCCTCTGACTATTGCAGAAAACGATCAAAATGATCCCTGTTGGTATGAAATTAACTAACATCCTTGTGTACAGCGACATGAAGCTTATGTTACTGCGGCACCTGACCTGATAAGATCTGTTTCTGATGCTTGAAATCAGTCGAAGCAGCTGGTTTGCAGTGCAAAAGGCAGCATGTTTTC
The sequence above is drawn from the Odontesthes bonariensis isolate fOdoBon6 chromosome 14, fOdoBon6.hap1, whole genome shotgun sequence genome and encodes:
- the zeb1a gene encoding zinc finger E-box-binding homeobox 1 isoform X1 — protein: MADGPRCKRRKQANPKRSSVTNFNNGLEASSDSDDEDKLHIVEEDSLQEPDATDADGTTLLDSHDATITVLPHNGSWNGVKEECISEEEEEEVKDALVEEILQQGDTAIIYPEAPEDEQSPAETGGADENGTPDSFSQLHTCPYCSRGYKRNASLKEHIKYRHETSEDNYSCSHCSYTFTYRSQLERHMNHHRGSREQHHVSQSTGGSGGTGGTRKFKCNECSKAFKYKHHLKEHLRIHSGEKPYECSNCKKRFSHSGSYSSHISSKKCVGASPPNGVTRIAIKSPSPTAQTRPVAIAPARMILKEKTESKPLQEQLPVTQIKSEPVEYECKPVMAAPATSPGSNGVVNGGTAQPAAAPAATLPQGMAMVVPTVGLMSPVSINLNDLQNVLKVAMDGNVLRQVLGSANGVVTQGKQGIVVQQPQQQIISLPAFVDHDGTTKIIINYSISPAAGTAASAQPTSLVVKNNPPPTPAVTAAAAAAVTTQTDKPRTPEVADLTIVKKEPQSEPTEDMETETTTEKVVAPINLSESARTPKPSGTSTCLLCDDCPDYLEALHLLQHRKAANGEAVDSAALDPSFAALLSEAGVTLEEPPVDDLVSLLKTYFASNANPSAAELKKISESVSIPVEVIRKWFVKMNSGKRVDRCHKEAKAVSKKTNSSSEDNSNEIDEEDDAMQDAYNKALSDSGSDSPSDSPSLNNGDLVIVKSEPEDPEALDSQAEPLDLSLPKHMTAASEKKTTAPPTKQQEQPLNLTCLRKEQLDGRTIYVTTPQTGSPVNIVTAAQLPTLVAIASQGTVGCLSAINTTTKRTILIPQLTYTYATTAGNATGAKTVVLNGHKENRSESSSDSVPTSEEQNEAKKRRLENGVYPCDLCSKVFQKGSSLLRHKYEHTGKRPHECSICNKAFKHKHHLIEHSRLHSGEKPYQCDKCGKRFSHSGSYSQHMNHRYSYCKKDGSTPGAALGSRRVQLDLGSPGTGPQSDSRTTTPPSQMDSDERESEVEEDEDDEAMCMDDIRVVQVDDGECEIYEGNFDDDEEEEEEEEEALPEEEALPEEETTADEETEGGREEDEFACDVVEVELGEDHMVDNTLEQRTEEKEESAGAEAEKTADCEADPDKSIREGSDGTEPAEEGVTNE
- the zeb1a gene encoding zinc finger E-box-binding homeobox 1 isoform X2, giving the protein MSTCAVTNFNNGLEASSDSDDEDKLHIVEEDSLQEPDATDADGTTLLDSHDATITVLPHNGSWNGVKEECISEEEEEEVKDALVEEILQQGDTAIIYPEAPEDEQSPAETGGADENGTPDSFSQLHTCPYCSRGYKRNASLKEHIKYRHETSEDNYSCSHCSYTFTYRSQLERHMNHHRGSREQHHVSQSTGGSGGTGGTRKFKCNECSKAFKYKHHLKEHLRIHSGEKPYECSNCKKRFSHSGSYSSHISSKKCVGASPPNGVTRIAIKSPSPTAQTRPVAIAPARMILKEKTESKPLQEQLPVTQIKSEPVEYECKPVMAAPATSPGSNGVVNGGTAQPAAAPAATLPQGMAMVVPTVGLMSPVSINLNDLQNVLKVAMDGNVLRQVLGSANGVVTQGKQGIVVQQPQQQIISLPAFVDHDGTTKIIINYSISPAAGTAASAQPTSLVVKNNPPPTPAVTAAAAAAVTTQTDKPRTPEVADLTIVKKEPQSEPTEDMETETTTEKVVAPINLSESARTPKPSGTSTCLLCDDCPDYLEALHLLQHRKAANGEAVDSAALDPSFAALLSEAGVTLEEPPVDDLVSLLKTYFASNANPSAAELKKISESVSIPVEVIRKWFVKMNSGKRVDRCHKEAKAVSKKTNSSSEDNSNEIDEEDDAMQDAYNKALSDSGSDSPSDSPSLNNGDLVIVKSEPEDPEALDSQAEPLDLSLPKHMTAASEKKTTAPPTKQQEQPLNLTCLRKEQLDGRTIYVTTPQTGSPVNIVTAAQLPTLVAIASQGTVGCLSAINTTTKRTILIPQLTYTYATTAGNATGAKTVVLNGHKENRSESSSDSVPTSEEQNEAKKRRLENGVYPCDLCSKVFQKGSSLLRHKYEHTGKRPHECSICNKAFKHKHHLIEHSRLHSGEKPYQCDKCGKRFSHSGSYSQHMNHRYSYCKKDGSTPGAALGSRRVQLDLGSPGTGPQSDSRTTTPPSQMDSDERESEVEEDEDDEAMCMDDIRVVQVDDGECEIYEGNFDDDEEEEEEEEEALPEEEALPEEETTADEETEGGREEDEFACDVVEVELGEDHMVDNTLEQRTEEKEESAGAEAEKTADCEADPDKSIREGSDGTEPAEEGVTNE